One genomic segment of Theobroma cacao cultivar B97-61/B2 chromosome 6, Criollo_cocoa_genome_V2, whole genome shotgun sequence includes these proteins:
- the LOC18595969 gene encoding peroxiredoxin-2B isoform X1 codes for MTCTAVGDTIPDGTLSYADEDDQILNVSVHSLAACKQVILVGVPGAFTPTCSLKHVPGFIEKAEELKSKGISEIFLISVNDPYVMKAWAKSYPENKHVKFFSDSSAAYIKTLGLDLDVSDRGFGVRSQRFALLIDDLKVKVVNVESGGQFKVSSAEDMLKSLRLLAASQLYYFICVLCSVIITSVLQRCF; via the exons ATGACTTGTACCGCGGTCGGTGACACAATTCCCGATGGCACTCTCTCCTATGCTGATGAGGATGATCAGATTCTAAACGTGTCCGTACACTCCCTTGCTGCCTGTAAACAGGTCATTCTCGTCGGAGTTCCCGGTGCCTTTACACCCACGTGCAG TTTGAAGCATGTTCCAGGATTCATTGAAAAAGCAGAGGAGCTGAAGTCAAAAGGCATTAGTGAGATTTTCTTAATCAGTG TAAATGACCCATATGTGATGAAGGCTTGGGCAAAGTCATATCCCGAAAACAAGCATGTCAAGTTTTTCTCTGATAGCTCTGCAGCTTACATCAAAACTCTTGGTCTTGACCTTGACGTCTCTGACAGAGGTTTTGGAGTTCGGTCACAAAGGTTTGCTCTCCTGATTGATGATCTTAAAGTTAAAGTTGTTAACGTGGAATCTGGTGGCCAGTTCAAAGTTTCCAGCGCTGAAGACATGCTCAAATCTCTCCGATTACTTGCTGCCTCACAACTCTACTATTTTATTTGTGTGTTATGTTCTGTAATAATAACTTCCGTCTTACAAAGATGTTTTTAA
- the LOC18595969 gene encoding peroxiredoxin-2B isoform X2 gives MTCTAVGDTIPDGTLSYADEDDQILNVSVHSLAACKQVILVGVPGAFTPTCSLKHVPGFIEKAEELKSKGIINDPYVMKAWAKSYPENKHVKFFSDSSAAYIKTLGLDLDVSDRGFGVRSQRFALLIDDLKVKVVNVESGGQFKVSSAEDMLKSLRLLAASQLYYFICVLCSVIITSVLQRCF, from the exons ATGACTTGTACCGCGGTCGGTGACACAATTCCCGATGGCACTCTCTCCTATGCTGATGAGGATGATCAGATTCTAAACGTGTCCGTACACTCCCTTGCTGCCTGTAAACAGGTCATTCTCGTCGGAGTTCCCGGTGCCTTTACACCCACGTGCAG TTTGAAGCATGTTCCAGGATTCATTGAAAAAGCAGAGGAGCTGAAGTCAAAAGGCATTA TAAATGACCCATATGTGATGAAGGCTTGGGCAAAGTCATATCCCGAAAACAAGCATGTCAAGTTTTTCTCTGATAGCTCTGCAGCTTACATCAAAACTCTTGGTCTTGACCTTGACGTCTCTGACAGAGGTTTTGGAGTTCGGTCACAAAGGTTTGCTCTCCTGATTGATGATCTTAAAGTTAAAGTTGTTAACGTGGAATCTGGTGGCCAGTTCAAAGTTTCCAGCGCTGAAGACATGCTCAAATCTCTCCGATTACTTGCTGCCTCACAACTCTACTATTTTATTTGTGTGTTATGTTCTGTAATAATAACTTCCGTCTTACAAAGATGTTTTTAA
- the LOC18595970 gene encoding protein NRT1/ PTR FAMILY 1.2 yields the protein MEDKMEGSSDQREMTHQDIPDRQKGGLITMPFIIANESLEKVASYGLVPNMILYLIKDYHMGVAKGTNTLFFWQAATNFTPILCAFVSDSYLGRYLTIGLGSICSLLGMILLWLTAMIPQSKPFPCDLLTQSCRSPTAAQMTLLTSSFVLISIGAGGVRPCSLAFGADQLDRRDNPKNDRVLESFFGWYYASAAISVLIALTGIVYIQDHLGWRVGFGVPAILMLLSAIVFFLASPLYLKQKASKSLFTGFVQVVVVAYKNRNLTFPLPNSSGCYHHKRDSKIVAPTDKLRFLNKACIIRNPEQDIAADGSASNSWSLCTVEQVEELKALIKVLPVWSTGIIMSINLSQTSFPVLQATSMDRYLTKKFQIPAGSYAMFNIISLALWVILYDRAILPMASKIKGKPVRLGVKLRMGIGLFLTCMAMVVSAIVENARRRKAIRDGFLDNPRAVLDMSAMWLAPQFCLNGLAEAFTAIGQTEFFYSEVPKSMSSIAAALFGLGLAVANLLASVVVSIIDDITSRGGKESWVSSNINKGRIDNYYWVLAVLSFINLLYYFVCAWAYGPCGEQVKKVSDAGNGLTKEEELSNLVTKDRDEGNGLKDGEDQ from the exons ATGGAAGATAAAATGGAGGGCTCTTCAGATCAAAGAGAAATGACTCACCAAGATATTCCTGACAGACAGAAGGGTGGACTCATTACCATGCCATTCATAATAG CCAATGAATCACTTGAGAAGGTCGCAAGTTACGGGCTGGTGCCCAACATGATACTGTACCTGATTAAAGACTATCACATGGGAGTTGCTAAAGGCACCAATACTCTCTTCTTCTGGCAAGCTGCTACCAATTTCACTCCTATTTTGTGTGCTTTCGTCTCTGATTCGTATCTGGGTCGCTACCTCACCATTGGCTTGGGGTCCATTTGCAGTCTATTG GGGATGATACTTTTGTGGTTAACAGCAATGATTCCACAGTCAAAGCCTTTCCCCTGCGATCTATTGACTCAGAGCTGCAGATCTCCAACAGCGGCTCAAATGACTCTATTAACCTCCTCATTTGTTCTCATTTCCATTGGAGCTGGTGGTGTTAGACCATGCTCCTTGGCATTTGGAGCTGACCAATTGGACAGAAGAGATAACCCAAAAAATGACAGGGTCCTAGAAAGCTTTTTTGGCTGGTACTATGCCTCAGCAGCTATTTCTGTTCTAATTGCGTTGACAGGTATTGTCTACATTCAAGATCATCTTGGATGGAGAGTGGGCTTTGGAGTTCCAGCAATCCTAATGTTGCTCTCGGCTATCGTGTTTTTCCTTGCTTCTCCCCTCTATCTCAAGCAGAAAGCAAGCAAGAGCTTGTTTACTGGCTTTGTGCAAGTGGTTGTTGTCGCTTATAAAAACAGAAATCTGACATTTCCACTTCCAAACTCAAGTGGGTGTTACCATCACAAAAGGGATTCAAAGATTGTTGCACCAACTGACAAGTTAAG GTTTTTGAACAAAGCTTGCATCATCAGAAACCCCGAGCAAGACATAGCCGCGGACGGCTCAGCTTCGAACTCATGGAGTCTTTGCACAGTAGAGCAAGTAGAAGAGCTAAAAGCACTTATTAAGGTCTTACCAGTGTGGTCTACAGGGATCATCATGTCAATAAACTTAAGCCAAACTTCATTCCCTGTGCTCCAGGCTACCTCTATGGACAGATACCTTACAAAGAAGTTTCAGATTCCTGCTGGCTCTTATGCCATGTTCAACATCATTTCCCTAGCACTATGGGTTATTCTCTATGACCGTGCAATTCTTCCCATGGCATCGAAGATCAAGGGTAAACCGGTAAGGCTTGGTGTCAAACTAAGGATGGGAATTGGGCTATTTCTTACCTGCATGGCCATGGTAGTTTCAGCAATTGTTGAGAATGCCAGACGAAGAAAAGCAATTAGGGATGGGTTTCTAGACAATCCTCGTGCAGTTTTGGACATGTCTGCTATGTGGCTTGCGCCACAATTTTGCTTGAATGGCTTAGCTGAAGCTTTCACCGCGATAGGGCAGACAGAGTTCTTTTATTCTGAGGTCCCCAAGAGTATGTCAAGCATTGCTGCTGCTCTCTTTGGACTAGGATTGGCTGTGGCAAATTTGCTAGCTAGTGTTGTAGTGAGCATTATTGATGACATTACCTCAAGAGGCGGGAAAGAGAGCTGGGTTTCAAGTAATATAAACAAAGGTCGCATTGACAATTACTATTGGGTTCTCGCTGTATTGAGCTTTATCAATCTACTTTATTACTTTGTTTGTGCCTGGGCTTATGGACCTTGTGGTGAACAAGTAAAAAAAGTAAGCGATGCAGGGAATGGTTTGACAAAGGAAGAAGAGCTGTCTAATCTAGTGACCAAGGATAGAGATGAAGGGAATGGCTTGAAGGATGGAGAAGATCAGTGA
- the LOC18595971 gene encoding probable inactive nicotinamidase At3g16190 isoform X1, translating into MADKWKQTALIVIDMQKDYILEDKIMAVKGGKAIVPNVIKAVEIARQRGILVVWVVREHDYFGRDVELFRRHFYSPEKGGPTTKGSVGAELVDGLVIKEEDYKLVKTRFSAFFNTNLHMFLQSNGVNNLVVVGVQTPNCIRQTVFDAVAHDYQSVAVIVDATAAATPEVHDASIFDMKNIGVATPTLQEWCETNA; encoded by the exons ATGGCAGACAAATGGAAGCAGACGGCTCTTATAGTAATTGACATGCAG AAAGATTATATTTTAGAGGATAAAATAATGGCAGTGAAAGGAGGCAAAGCCATAGTCCCTAATGTCATAAAGGCTGTTGAAATCGCCAGGCAGCGTGGCATTCTCGTCGTGTGG GTTGTTCGTGAACATGACTATTTCGGTAGAGATGTTGAACTGTTTCGCCGGCACTTTTACTCTCCTGAGAAGGGGGGTCCGACCACAAAGGGAAGTGTAGGTGCAGAACTGGTGGATGGCCTTGtgataaaagaagaagattacAAGTTGGTGAAGACTCGTTTCAGTGCATTCTTTAATACCAATCTCCATATGTTCCTTCAGAGTAATGGGGTCAATAATCTAGTGGTTGTTG GtgttcaaactccaaattgcATTAGACAAACTGTCTTTGATGCAGTAGCACATGATTACCAATCTGTTGCTGTTATCGTTGATGCCACAGCTGCTGCTACACCTGAGGTACATGATG CCAGTATCTTTGACATGAAAAATATTGGAGTTGCAACACCAACACTGCAGGAGTGGTGCGAAACCAATGCTTGA
- the LOC18595971 gene encoding probable inactive nicotinamidase At3g16190 isoform X2 yields MADKWKQTALIVIDMQKDYILEDKIMAVKGGKAIVPNVIKAVEIARQRGILVVWVVREHDYFGRDVELFRRHFYSPEKGGPTTKGSVGAELVDGLVIKEEDYKLVKTRFSAFFNTNLHMFLQSNGVNNLVVVGVQTPNCIRQTVFDAVAHDYQSVAVIVDATAAATPEVHDVSLT; encoded by the exons ATGGCAGACAAATGGAAGCAGACGGCTCTTATAGTAATTGACATGCAG AAAGATTATATTTTAGAGGATAAAATAATGGCAGTGAAAGGAGGCAAAGCCATAGTCCCTAATGTCATAAAGGCTGTTGAAATCGCCAGGCAGCGTGGCATTCTCGTCGTGTGG GTTGTTCGTGAACATGACTATTTCGGTAGAGATGTTGAACTGTTTCGCCGGCACTTTTACTCTCCTGAGAAGGGGGGTCCGACCACAAAGGGAAGTGTAGGTGCAGAACTGGTGGATGGCCTTGtgataaaagaagaagattacAAGTTGGTGAAGACTCGTTTCAGTGCATTCTTTAATACCAATCTCCATATGTTCCTTCAGAGTAATGGGGTCAATAATCTAGTGGTTGTTG GtgttcaaactccaaattgcATTAGACAAACTGTCTTTGATGCAGTAGCACATGATTACCAATCTGTTGCTGTTATCGTTGATGCCACAGCTGCTGCTACACCTGAGGTACATGATG TATCTTTGACATGA